A genomic stretch from bacterium includes:
- a CDS encoding NHL repeat-containing protein produces the protein MRIHTAVLSPWPAILLAVLCGCAAAPSGERAAADAGDETVDGAADAWQMGERAVPLGLVLLHVFENESSAPYYPIKGIGGVAYYGDGTLFFCDEKGGRVHGYDAAGDTWFQFDNPGTRFFRPVDICIDQFSVLVLDMDGRDLLRYGLGGVFLDRLLDFSYLDPGYDRLPSAFDVDLDGSMVFTDAAEDQVLLVDAYLELQHVVGVPGSHPEQFREPSGVAFLRDGSFVVSDRANRRLQHFTRLGYYKRTIGGEFDPQSRLLTPQGLDTDPEGNLFVADPAAGLIHVLSPELDYLFAVGSELGLQAAPVAPIDVAVGPDDQLAVSDRERQAVLVYRIRYE, from the coding sequence GCGGCGCCGAGCGGGGAGAGGGCCGCTGCTGACGCCGGCGATGAGACCGTCGACGGCGCGGCGGACGCGTGGCAGATGGGCGAGCGGGCCGTGCCCCTGGGACTGGTGCTCCTGCACGTCTTCGAGAACGAGAGTTCGGCGCCCTACTACCCGATCAAGGGCATCGGCGGCGTCGCCTACTACGGCGACGGCACCCTTTTCTTCTGCGACGAGAAGGGCGGTCGCGTGCATGGTTACGATGCGGCCGGGGATACGTGGTTCCAGTTCGACAACCCGGGTACGCGCTTCTTCCGGCCCGTGGACATCTGCATCGACCAGTTCTCGGTCCTGGTCCTGGACATGGACGGGCGCGACCTGCTGCGCTACGGTCTCGGCGGCGTCTTTCTGGACCGGCTGCTCGATTTCAGCTATCTCGATCCCGGTTACGACCGCCTGCCGTCGGCCTTCGACGTCGATCTCGACGGCAGCATGGTCTTCACCGACGCGGCGGAGGACCAGGTGCTGCTGGTCGACGCCTACCTGGAGCTGCAGCATGTCGTGGGCGTGCCGGGCAGCCATCCCGAGCAGTTTCGCGAGCCGAGCGGCGTGGCCTTCCTGCGCGACGGCAGTTTCGTGGTTTCCGACCGGGCCAACCGCCGTCTGCAGCACTTCACGCGGTTGGGCTACTACAAGCGCACCATCGGCGGCGAGTTCGATCCCCAGAGCCGTCTGTTGACGCCCCAGGGGCTGGATACCGACCCGGAAGGCAACCTGTTCGTGGCGGATCCGGCGGCCGGGCTGATCCACGTCCTCTCACCGGAGCTGGACTACCTCTTCGCGGTAGGTTCGGAACTGGGCCTGCAGGCGGCCCCCGTGGCGCCCATCGATGTCGCCGTCGGGCCAGACGACCAGCTCGCCGTGAGCGATCGCGAACGCCAGGCTGTGCTGGTTTACCGGATCCGGTATGAATAG